The sequence below is a genomic window from Streptomyces sp. V1I1.
ACTCCGCCTTGTGCGAATGGGCGGGCAGCGGGCGGGCGCCCGGGTGGGCGTCCACCACCAGCAGGTGCACTGTGTTCGAACCGACGTCGAGGACTCCGAGTCTCATGAACGGAACGCTACTGCTGTCACGCGCATACGCTTGCCCTGTGCCAAAGACGAAAAAGGCGAAGCAGGGCAAAGCCAAGCCCCCGAAGCAGATCAAGCCCTCCAAGCACGACGAGAAGGGCCTGGACTTCGCGCGAGCGTGGGTCGAGTTCCCGGACCCCGGCGACGACGAACAGGTCTTCCGCTGCGATCTGACCTGGCTGACCTCGCGCTGGACCTGCATCTTCGGAAGCGGCTGCCAGGGCATCCAGGCGGGCCGCGCGGACGACGGGTGCTGCACGCTGGGCGCGCACTTCTCCGACGAGGACGACGAGAAGCGGGTCGCGGAGAACGTCGCGCGGCTGACGCCGGAGCTGTGGCAGTTCCACAACGTGGGCACGGAGACGGGCTGGGTCCAGACCGACGACGACGGCGAACGCCAGACGCGCCGCTGGGAGGGGTCCTGCATCTTCCAGAACCGCCCGGGGTTCGAGGGCGGGGCGGGCTGCTCGCTGCACATCCTGGCGCTGCGGGAGGGCAAGGAGCCGCTGGAGACGAAGCCGGACGTGTGCTGGCAGCTGCCGGTGCGGCGTACGTACGACTGGATCGAGCGCCCCGACGACACGAAGGTGCTGCAGGTCTCGATCGGGGAGTACGACCGCCGTGGCTGGGGCCCCGGCGGCCATGACCTGCACTGGTGGTGCACGTCGGCGACGTCGGCGCACGGGGCGGGGGAGCCGGTGTATGTGACGTACCGCCCTGAGCTGACGGAGCTGATGGGCAAGGAGGCGTACGACGTCCTGGCGGAGCTGTGCGAGGCCCGCCTGTCGTCGCAGCTCCCTTTGGTGGCCCCGCACCCGGCGGACCCGAGGTAGCACCTGCGGAGCCCGCGGTGCGGCGTCCGCGGATTGCCTGTTGCGGCGGGCTGCGGGGGTCCGCGGCGCGGGGGTGCGTTGCGCGGGTCGCGGGGTGGCCCGGTGCCGCGGGTGGCTCAGCTCGGCGACGGGGATGCGGATGCGGACGGGTCCGACGGCGGCGGGTCCGCCGGTGGCGCTTCCTGCGTCGGGGTCTGTGACGGGTCAGAGGGCGCCGGGCTCGGGTCCGTCGGCGTGGGCGTCGGGTCCGTCGGCGTCGGGGCCGGGTCCGAGGGTGTCGGCGGTCTCGTCGCGCCGTAGCCGTCGATCTCCACCACCGCGCCCGACGGGTCCACGCCCACCCGCGCCGTCCACGGCCCCTCCGGTTCCCGGTCGTGGTCCACCGTGACGTAGATCGTGACCGACTCGCCCGGGCTGAGCGTGCCCGAGGAGTGGCTCATGTACAGCCAGGGAGCGTCCGTCCACGCCGACCATGCCGCCGGGGAGCCGCCCGAGGCCGTGATCGTGATCCGCGTCGTGTCGCCGGCGGGCTCAGCCTCGACCGTGAGGCGGCCCGGGCCAGAAACGCCGGAGCGGGACGGCGAGAGGGGGGTACCCGCGCTGATGACCTCGACGGAGACGTCCGGCGAGCGCGAGCCCGCCGTGAACCTCGGGTCCGGTTCCGCCTGCGCGTTGCCCGCGTTCTCGTAGTGGTCGTACGGCTCGCCGTTGATGCCATTCGGCCCGTCCGCCGCGCTCGCGGAGACCGAGGAGCCGTCGCGCCCCTCCCCCGTCAGCGGCGCGCCCCGGTACGCCGCCCAGAGCGCGAACACCGGCGCCGCGACGACGGTCGCCACGACCGTGGTCGTCACGGCGCGCGCCCGCAGCCGGTCCCGCCGGGCCGCGTGGTCCTTCGGGTCGAGCGGGAAGCCGCCGGGGCCGAAGCGCGGCGCGGCGGCCCGGGCGCGGGGTACGCGCAGCATCGCGGCATACGAGGCGGCCCGCGGCGCCTCGACCAGCGGCAGCGCGGCCGGGGTGACGGCCGACCCCGGCCACGGCCCGCCCGCCCCCGCGCGCTCGGCGGTGCGGCGGCAGCGGGGGCAGTCGGCGACGTGCCGGACGAGTTCCTGGCGCAGAGTGGCGGAGAGGAGCACCTGGTGATCGCCGGTGAGCCGGGCGACGGCCGGGCAGTTGCCGGTCTCGACGACGGCGAGCGCGGCCCAGGTGCGCTCGACCTCGCAGGCCGCGGCGGCCAGCAGCTCGCGCGCGGCCCTCGCGTCCAGGCCGATGACGGCGCCGACTTCGCGCGAGCCGAGCCCGTGCCGGACGGCGAGCTCCAGGGCCTCGCGCTGTTCGGGTGTCGTCCCGGCCGCCTCCGGCCAGGCCAGCAGCGCCAGTTCACGGTGGCGGCGCTCGGCGGCCTCCTCCGGGACCGGGGGCGCGGCGTCCCCGGAGGCGGCGAGCCGCGCGGGGCGTCCGGTGTGCGTCCCCTGCCGCTTGCGCCGCTGTTCGGTCAGCCGGCGCAGACAGGCCCACCGCGCGAGCGCGTACAGCCATGCCTTCCGCTCGGCCTCGCCCGCCGGGCAACGCCCGTACTGCCGCTCGGCGATGGCGAGTACGTCGCCGAGGAGCGCGGTCGCCGCCTCGTGGTCGCAGAGCACGGAGAGGCAGTACGTGAACAGGCCGTCGAGGTACGGCTCATAGCGCGCGAGCGGCTGTTGCGCGGACGGACGGGACACGCGCCGGTTCGCCCGGTGTGCGCCGGTGGTGTGCGTGGGAGGTTCCAGCCTGCTGCTCGTCACGCCCGTGACCGTAGGCGCTGGAGTACATCCCCTTCGTACCCCTTGAACACTTTTAATCCTTTCGGGTGAACAGATCGCTCGAAGAGGGACAGGAATCGTTAATTCCACCCCTAGCGGGCCACCGGCGTACGCCGGGCTCCGATGAGTTCCGAGGCTGAGGACGGTCAACCCTTCATGAGCAAGGTCATCTCAGGTATGTCGATGTCACTGGACGGCTTCATCACCGCGCCGGAAGACACCCGCGAGGAGCCGCTGGGCGTGGGTGGACGCCGCCTGCACCGGTGGGTTGAGGAGATGAACGAGACCGACGCCAAGGTCCTTGCCGAGATGGTGGAAAACCTCGGCGCGATCGTGATGGGCCGGCACTCCTACGACGTGTGCGAGGGCGACGGCGGCTGGGGCGACGGCGGTCCGGCCGGCAAGATCCCCTGCTTCGTCCTCACCCACCGTCCGCCGGACCCGGCGGACGTGGTCGCGCCGGACGTGTTCACCTTCGTCACGGACGGCATCGAGTCGGCGATCGCGCGGGCGAGGGCGGCCGCCGGCGGCAAGCACGTCGGCGTGCACGGTGCGACTCCCGCGCAGCAGGCGCTTAACGCGGGTCTGCTGGACGAGATCCACATCATGCTCGTCCCGGTCCTGCTCGGCGCGGGAAAGCGGCTGTTCGACCATGTCGGCGGGCCCGTCGAGCTGCGGCGGACCTGGTCGCTGGAGTCGTCGGACATCACCCACCTGCGCTTCGAGGTCGTGAAGTAGCCCGCAGGGGCGGTGGCGACGGCGTTGTCAGTGGGCCCCGCTACGGTTTGCGCATGGCTGCCCGTACGAAATCCGCGAAGGACCGGCCGTCTTACCGCTGCACCGACTGCGGCTGGACGACCGCCAAGTGGCTCGGCCGCTGCCCCGAGTGCCAGGCCTGGGGGACGGTCGAGGAGTACGGCGCACCGGCTGTCCGCACGACCGCCGCCGGCCGCGTCTCCACCGCGGCCCTCCCCATCGGCCAGGTCGACGGCCGACAGGCGACCGCCCGCCCCACCGGCGTGGACGAGCTGGACCGTGTCCTCGGCGGCGGCTTGGTGCCGGGGGCCGTCGTGCTGCTCGCGGGCGAGCCGGGCGTCGGCAAGTCCACGCTGCTGCTCGACGTCGCCGCGAAGGCCGCCAGCGACGATCACCGCACGCTGTACGTCACCGCCGAGGAGTCCGCGAGCCAGGTGCGCCTGCGCGCCGAC
It includes:
- a CDS encoding dihydrofolate reductase family protein, with protein sequence MSKVISGMSMSLDGFITAPEDTREEPLGVGGRRLHRWVEEMNETDAKVLAEMVENLGAIVMGRHSYDVCEGDGGWGDGGPAGKIPCFVLTHRPPDPADVVAPDVFTFVTDGIESAIARARAAAGGKHVGVHGATPAQQALNAGLLDEIHIMLVPVLLGAGKRLFDHVGGPVELRRTWSLESSDITHLRFEVVK